A genomic stretch from Telmatocola sphagniphila includes:
- a CDS encoding polysaccharide biosynthesis protein produces MDRYPILFRCDADSTQGWENLYQTVTFASSCQRQRRPIYIMGGIEPFPLIAQVARNGNEYLMANHPIGTSEDCDETIRAVRKLKAAGVVVAGENIQEEYLRELASTGTVVTSLTNTNSIRFPSRLIVNPFMEPGVSDYDIERGTQLCIGKRYAIVRGIFRRQRAIRPADPQGPFRAILAFGDDDFNNQTVRRATELLNGSRVEKVSAFARFHYPQMEELKALASRSGNRLEVLTEPGEWATRLTKAHFAVTGGCSWALELACVGVPQLIINATQKHRANSKRMDEEGAAIYLGEADNVSELMLRDAGNALLDDPLERAGMSRCGRNLIDGRGLDRMVAALEIMLHSVVPAQKMRLAA; encoded by the coding sequence ATGGACCGTTACCCGATTCTGTTTCGTTGCGATGCGGATTCCACTCAAGGATGGGAGAATCTGTATCAAACCGTCACCTTCGCTTCGAGTTGCCAAAGGCAACGTCGACCGATCTATATCATGGGTGGCATCGAACCGTTTCCGCTGATTGCCCAGGTGGCAAGAAACGGCAACGAGTATCTGATGGCCAATCATCCGATAGGTACGTCGGAAGACTGCGACGAGACCATTCGCGCCGTTCGCAAGTTAAAAGCGGCGGGCGTCGTCGTGGCCGGTGAGAACATCCAGGAGGAATATCTCCGGGAACTCGCTTCCACGGGCACTGTCGTTACCTCGCTAACCAATACTAATTCGATTCGCTTCCCCAGTCGACTGATCGTGAATCCGTTCATGGAGCCGGGGGTGAGTGATTACGACATCGAACGCGGCACGCAACTGTGCATAGGCAAACGCTACGCCATCGTCCGCGGGATCTTCCGACGGCAACGGGCGATTCGCCCGGCTGATCCCCAAGGACCTTTTCGGGCAATCCTGGCCTTCGGCGATGACGATTTCAATAATCAGACCGTGCGACGGGCGACCGAATTGCTGAATGGTTCTCGAGTCGAAAAGGTCTCTGCCTTCGCTCGATTCCACTACCCGCAGATGGAAGAATTAAAAGCCCTCGCTTCCAGAAGCGGCAACCGGCTCGAGGTTCTCACCGAACCGGGCGAATGGGCCACTCGATTGACCAAAGCCCACTTTGCCGTGACGGGCGGCTGCAGCTGGGCGCTGGAACTGGCTTGTGTCGGCGTGCCGCAACTGATTATCAACGCCACACAAAAGCATCGGGCCAACTCGAAGCGCATGGATGAGGAAGGCGCCGCCATCTACCTCGGCGAAGCCGATAACGTCAGCGAGCTCATGCTACGCGATGCCGGTAATGCTTTACTCGATGATCCTCTCGAGCGGGCCGGCATGAGCCGCTGCGGGCGAAACCTGATCGACGGCCGCGGCCTGGATCGCATGGTGGCCGCACTGGAAATCATGCTGCACTCGGTGGTACCAGCCCAGAAGATGCGATTGGCCGCGTAA
- a CDS encoding ParB/RepB/Spo0J family partition protein produces MQTVSINSEHPVQQLPLSQISHNPRQPRKTFDDEELLRLSESIRNHGILQPLVVRKAGEDQNQYQLIAGERRLRAAHLVGLPNVPVHIVDFNDQQVFEAALAENIQRADLNPIEKAQGFQDYLDKFQLNKDQLAQKLGMDRTTVSNIVSLLTMPREVQDALRLGQITIGHAKVLKGMSAERQVALCKDAVLRQLSVKALELLARSAKTSKSSRGKATETEQFKTPHVTSIEDSLRQKLATKFEIKLKDKEKGSIIIHFENNDDFERIVEALQK; encoded by the coding sequence ATGCAGACCGTATCGATTAATTCCGAACATCCCGTTCAACAATTGCCATTAAGCCAAATATCGCACAATCCACGCCAGCCGCGCAAGACCTTCGACGATGAGGAACTTCTGCGTCTGAGCGAAAGCATTCGCAATCACGGCATCCTGCAACCGCTGGTGGTTCGCAAAGCCGGGGAAGATCAGAACCAATACCAGCTGATTGCCGGGGAACGTCGGCTGCGGGCCGCGCATCTGGTTGGCTTGCCCAACGTGCCGGTTCACATCGTCGACTTCAACGATCAGCAGGTGTTCGAAGCGGCCCTGGCCGAAAACATCCAGCGCGCCGATTTGAATCCCATCGAGAAGGCGCAAGGCTTTCAGGACTATCTCGACAAGTTTCAGTTGAACAAAGATCAGCTGGCTCAGAAGCTGGGAATGGATCGCACCACGGTCAGCAATATCGTTTCGCTGCTGACCATGCCGCGGGAAGTGCAGGACGCCTTGCGCCTGGGCCAGATCACCATCGGGCACGCCAAGGTCCTGAAGGGAATGAGTGCCGAGCGGCAGGTGGCCCTCTGCAAAGACGCCGTGCTCCGACAGCTGAGTGTCAAGGCCCTCGAACTACTGGCCCGCAGTGCCAAGACTTCCAAATCCAGCCGGGGCAAAGCGACTGAGACCGAACAGTTCAAGACTCCACACGTTACCAGCATCGAAGACAGTCTCCGCCAGAAGCTGGCGACGAAATTCGAAATCAAGCTGAAGGATAAAGAGAAGGGCTCGATCATCATCCACTTCGAAAACAACGATGACTTCGAGCGAATCGTGGAAGCCCTGCAGAAATGA
- a CDS encoding thioredoxin domain-containing protein, with product MKILMSLALVLSFCSFGSCEDAKSEDGPKITKVDKTSIEIPSKFNWYGSPKQIFLKNYPKKVILLHFWTVENADCELSIAHYIKWKRDYESSGLVIIGVHVPPIELLSNDEFFRSQSPEVQAQMRLEAKSFDKRAFDRAKQLEYDYPTIFSNDDSYLRAVMGKTDSSKPNSNVFTPSFALIDRKGKLRYTVEGILATKRHDYSKPSVQKIEELLKEK from the coding sequence ATGAAAATTCTGATGTCACTGGCTCTGGTCCTGTCCTTCTGCTCGTTTGGTTCCTGCGAGGATGCCAAATCTGAGGATGGTCCGAAGATTACCAAAGTCGATAAAACGTCGATTGAGATCCCCAGTAAGTTCAACTGGTATGGGTCTCCGAAGCAAATCTTCCTGAAGAACTATCCGAAGAAAGTCATTTTGCTGCACTTCTGGACGGTGGAGAACGCCGACTGCGAACTGAGTATCGCTCACTACATCAAGTGGAAGCGCGATTATGAGTCGAGCGGCCTGGTGATCATTGGCGTACACGTTCCCCCAATCGAATTGCTCTCCAACGATGAGTTCTTCCGAAGTCAGTCTCCCGAAGTTCAGGCACAGATGCGATTGGAGGCCAAGTCTTTTGATAAGAGAGCTTTCGACCGAGCCAAGCAGCTGGAATATGATTACCCCACTATCTTCAGCAACGATGATTCGTACCTGCGAGCGGTGATGGGGAAGACCGATAGCAGCAAACCCAATTCGAATGTGTTCACACCTTCTTTCGCATTGATAGATCGCAAGGGAAAGTTGCGTTACACGGTAGAAGGCATTTTGGCGACCAAACGCCACGACTATTCGAAACCGTCCGTACAGAAGATCGAAGAGCTTCTGAAAGAAAAGTAA
- a CDS encoding S1 family peptidase, protein MNFLTSLLLLCCFPDPLPPSPFNTLKVEQTESLLLIRSDTNRGASHATATIIDVPGRLAITSYHSIVNSHRLQALSIEFEQKDKKEIDSNPLKYQHLFMNKEAIPAEVVYSEPAHDLALIRLKQLPKEAKAIPLATAPLTPESKLYFDGNPFEKNLVWQRVEGTAGKVEPAKWVWPGGQALDTHTLISTAKSELGAGFSGGAVRNEAGELLALVIAGREKTIYSVDAATIRGFLERSKLLNTAKEPAQAKSSTVESDR, encoded by the coding sequence ATGAACTTCCTCACTTCACTACTTCTTTTGTGCTGCTTCCCGGATCCGCTTCCCCCTTCGCCGTTTAACACGCTGAAGGTGGAACAGACGGAGTCGCTACTCCTGATCCGGTCCGATACGAATCGGGGTGCGAGCCACGCCACGGCGACCATCATCGACGTTCCTGGTCGTCTGGCCATCACTTCGTACCACAGCATCGTCAACAGTCACCGCTTGCAGGCGTTGAGTATCGAGTTCGAGCAGAAGGACAAAAAAGAGATCGATTCCAATCCGCTGAAGTATCAGCATCTGTTCATGAACAAGGAAGCGATACCGGCAGAAGTGGTTTACAGCGAGCCCGCGCACGACCTGGCTTTGATTCGCCTGAAACAACTTCCCAAAGAGGCGAAGGCGATTCCTCTGGCCACCGCTCCCCTTACTCCGGAATCCAAGCTATATTTCGATGGGAACCCGTTTGAGAAAAACTTGGTTTGGCAGCGAGTCGAGGGGACCGCAGGAAAAGTGGAGCCGGCCAAATGGGTTTGGCCGGGTGGGCAAGCCCTGGATACTCACACGCTGATCTCGACGGCTAAATCGGAACTGGGCGCTGGATTCAGCGGCGGAGCCGTCCGCAACGAAGCGGGCGAACTGCTCGCCTTGGTGATTGCCGGGCGGGAGAAGACCATCTACTCGGTGGATGCCGCAACGATCCGGGGATTTCTAGAACGGTCGAAACTGCTTAATACTGCCAAAGAACCTGCGCAAGCGAAATCGTCTACCGTGGAGAGTGATCGATGA